A stretch of the Saccharolobus caldissimus genome encodes the following:
- a CDS encoding ABC transporter ATP-binding protein, whose amino-acid sequence MILEVRNLSVVYDDGKKIIKAVNDVNFNVERGEILGIIGESGSGKTTLIHSIIRAIKPPGKISSGKIFYEGRNLLSLNENEFKEILWKEISFVPQASQNTLNPVLTIYKTFYYIAESHGKSDEKEVKERASELLKLVGLDPKRVLNMYPFQLSGGMKQRVMIALSLLLNPKLILMDEPTSALDMLNQQLILKLIKDINREFQVTIIYVTHDILNVAQIANRLLVMYKGYVMEEGKTEEVLKNPLNPYTYLLINSIPSLKGEIKAINVPEDEGIYNKGCPFLGRCSKSFNKCEELPEMRRIGSRSVRCHLYDSNAT is encoded by the coding sequence GTAGAAAGAGGTGAAATTTTAGGAATCATAGGGGAAAGTGGCTCTGGAAAAACTACTTTAATTCATTCTATAATTAGAGCAATAAAACCTCCTGGAAAAATATCTTCTGGTAAAATATTTTATGAAGGCAGAAATTTATTATCTTTAAATGAGAATGAATTTAAAGAGATATTATGGAAAGAAATCTCCTTTGTTCCTCAAGCTAGTCAAAACACTCTTAATCCAGTTTTAACTATTTATAAAACTTTTTATTATATAGCTGAGAGTCACGGAAAGAGCGATGAAAAAGAAGTAAAAGAAAGAGCTAGTGAGCTACTTAAGTTAGTAGGCTTAGATCCTAAAAGAGTTCTTAATATGTATCCCTTTCAATTGTCTGGAGGGATGAAACAGAGGGTAATGATTGCCTTAAGCTTATTATTAAATCCTAAATTAATCCTAATGGATGAGCCTACTAGTGCTTTAGATATGCTTAATCAACAGTTAATTTTAAAACTTATTAAAGATATAAATAGAGAATTTCAAGTCACAATTATTTACGTTACACATGACATACTTAACGTAGCTCAAATAGCAAATAGACTTCTCGTAATGTATAAGGGTTATGTAATGGAAGAGGGAAAAACTGAAGAAGTCTTAAAGAATCCTTTAAACCCATATACATACCTGCTTATTAACTCAATACCATCCTTAAAAGGTGAAATAAAGGCTATCAATGTTCCAGAAGATGAAGGTATATATAATAAAGGTTGTCCTTTTTTAGGTAGATGTAGTAAGTCATTTAACAAATGTGAGGAGTTACCAGAAATGCGTAGAATAGGCAGTAGAAGTGTAAGGTGTCATTTATATGACTCTAATGCAACTTAA
- a CDS encoding ABC transporter ATP-binding protein: MTLMQLKNVSVIFEDREGILRKKKFYALKDISLNINEDDLITVIGESGAGKTTLGRIIVGLQKPTKGNVIYKGYDIWKEKRKIYSTYRREVQLIPQDPYSTLPFNKTVEEILSAPILRWEKLSKNELKERMIRLLQLVKLVPPEEFLTKYPHQLSGGQKQRLNIARSLAVNPKLVVADEPVTMVDASLRIGILNTLAEIKNKLGLSMVFITHDIPIARYFYHLINRGNTIVMFAGRIVEEGDLEEILSEPLHPYTKDLIKITPSIDNLHREEEVKINYSRVEKGCPYRLRCPFAMPICSQNEPSLEQYTHKVACYLYGKKQ; this comes from the coding sequence ATGACTCTAATGCAACTTAAGAACGTTTCAGTTATTTTTGAAGATCGAGAAGGAATATTAAGAAAAAAGAAATTTTATGCACTTAAGGATATCTCATTGAATATAAATGAAGACGATTTGATTACGGTAATAGGTGAAAGTGGTGCAGGTAAAACCACGTTAGGTAGAATTATTGTTGGTTTACAGAAACCCACAAAGGGTAATGTAATATATAAAGGCTATGATATTTGGAAGGAGAAAAGAAAAATATATTCAACTTATAGAAGAGAAGTTCAGTTAATTCCTCAAGATCCTTATTCAACGTTGCCATTTAATAAAACTGTTGAGGAAATATTATCAGCACCTATACTTAGATGGGAAAAGTTAAGTAAAAATGAGCTTAAAGAACGAATGATTAGGTTATTACAATTAGTGAAATTAGTCCCTCCTGAGGAATTTTTGACTAAATACCCTCATCAACTCTCTGGGGGTCAAAAACAGAGGCTTAATATAGCTAGAAGCTTAGCCGTAAATCCTAAATTAGTAGTTGCAGATGAGCCCGTTACGATGGTTGACGCCTCATTAAGAATCGGTATATTAAATACACTAGCAGAAATAAAGAACAAATTAGGTCTTTCAATGGTTTTTATTACTCATGATATTCCAATAGCTAGATATTTTTATCATCTGATAAACCGTGGTAACACTATAGTTATGTTTGCTGGGAGAATAGTAGAGGAGGGTGACTTAGAGGAGATCTTAAGTGAACCTTTGCATCCATATACTAAGGATTTAATAAAAATAACACCATCGATAGATAATTTACATAGAGAGGAAGAAGTCAAAATAAATTACAGTAGGGTAGAGAAGGGATGTCCTTATAGATTAAGATGTCCTTTTGCAATGCCTATCTGTTCTCAAAATGAACCCTCACTAGAACAATATACGCATAAAGTTGCATGTTATCTTTATGGTAAAAAACAATAA
- a CDS encoding SIS domain-containing protein produces the protein MHKEIYEEPKAIINTLEELERYVKDIVNVIKKYGRIYVIGSGTSYHASLYFELLFPNSVAIHASEFIKRKISIDNNTLVVAISQSGESKDVIDSVMYAKKLGGKVLGVTNTFNSTLYRLSDERILTKAGEEKAVAATKSYIAQLTAIAYLFSYYIGDEELKKQILNLPSKIYDTFAMEGLYKKYGETLNEKVIVLGSGILYPTALESSLKLRETANLLSEAFPTREFLHGYLQTLDSNTDVIVLGDGSDERQIVKKLTQYSRVIRICESCEISVPNIIDLLKPIIYIIPVQFIAFYKALKKGLNPDKPEKLVKVVKE, from the coding sequence ATGCATAAGGAAATTTACGAGGAACCTAAGGCTATAATTAATACTTTAGAAGAACTCGAAAGATACGTAAAAGATATAGTAAATGTTATCAAAAAATATGGAAGAATTTATGTAATAGGAAGCGGGACTAGTTATCACGCCTCATTATATTTTGAATTATTATTTCCTAACTCTGTTGCAATCCACGCCTCTGAATTTATTAAAAGGAAAATTAGTATCGATAACAACACGTTAGTAGTAGCGATAAGTCAATCGGGTGAAAGTAAAGACGTTATAGATAGCGTGATGTATGCGAAAAAATTAGGAGGAAAAGTCTTAGGAGTAACTAATACATTCAATAGTACTTTATATAGATTATCTGATGAAAGAATATTAACTAAAGCCGGAGAAGAGAAAGCTGTAGCTGCGACTAAAAGTTATATAGCACAGCTGACTGCGATTGCGTATCTCTTCTCGTATTATATAGGAGATGAAGAACTTAAGAAACAGATTTTGAATCTACCCAGTAAAATTTACGATACATTTGCGATGGAAGGGTTATATAAGAAGTATGGTGAGACATTGAATGAAAAAGTTATAGTATTAGGTTCTGGTATACTTTATCCTACAGCTTTAGAATCTTCACTTAAATTAAGGGAAACTGCAAATTTACTTTCAGAAGCGTTCCCCACTAGAGAATTTCTTCATGGTTATCTTCAGACGTTAGATTCTAACACAGATGTTATTGTATTAGGTGATGGCTCTGATGAGAGACAGATAGTTAAGAAACTAACTCAATATAGCAGAGTAATAAGAATATGTGAAAGCTGTGAGATTTCTGTGCCTAATATTATAGACCTGTTAAAACCTATAATATATATAATTCCAGTGCAATTCATTGCATTTTATAAAGCTTTAAAAAAAGGATTAAATCCAGATAAACCTGAAAAGTTAGTAAAAGTAGTTAAAGAGTAA
- a CDS encoding M1 family metallopeptidase, which translates to MIDLKRYTIFLDFNGFNYNGEEKIELTSDEDRLELDSVDIDIINVKADGNPVKFEVKDEKLIVYSKVSKDIEIKFKGKVAENSILGIYAAPYGEGKYMITTQFEAVYARRFIPCFDHPALKARFKLFVRVDKDLKVISNMPIISVKDEGDKVVYEFDETPKMSTYLLYLGIDEFEEIIDESRKPKIIIATVPGKSSKGYFAMSVARRVIDFYEQYFEIPYQLPKVHLIQVPEFAAGAMENWGAITFRESALLADDSSSVYQRFRVAEVVAHELAHQWFGNLVTLKWWDDLWLNESFATFMAYKSLKDIFPQWDSEGAFIFAETLSALEKDSLSTTHPIEARVRDVFEIEQLFDDISYGKGASVLRMVEGFVGFDVFRRGVVNYLKRFSFSNAQGSDFWNSISEVSGSNVSDIMEDWITKPGYPIIYVKIDGKSIEFLQKRFSLIGEYDTIYKVPLTYEVNGKFEKLIFDRRNIKINSDDEIRSIKVNINRSGFYRVLYDSISLALSTKLNRYEELGLVNDYWNFLLALLVNFKTYYDIINIFINTTNPFVTREITSQLLTLYLIDPKKYYKISRDFLVSQYKVYKNLTDDLSKLAYSDVLKTLSYIDEDFALGLSNLFSEYDKLDSNIKEAVAIAYAVATGDFSTLVNKYNSYNLDEEKGKILSAISSIRDKSIVDKVIPLIFNRTIKIQDAPFVISSLLRSPYVRDEACKYIKDNFDQLKQFISTAYGGPWAIGRLIRAMVMCGVDNPNETINFLEKIRFKDISRPINEVEEWIKIYSRVKEFNVE; encoded by the coding sequence ATGATCGATTTAAAAAGGTACACGATATTTTTAGACTTTAATGGATTTAATTATAATGGAGAAGAAAAAATAGAGTTGACTTCAGATGAGGATAGATTAGAATTAGATAGTGTAGATATTGATATTATTAACGTTAAAGCTGACGGTAATCCAGTTAAATTTGAAGTTAAAGACGAAAAATTAATAGTATATTCCAAGGTGAGTAAAGATATAGAAATAAAATTCAAAGGGAAAGTTGCTGAGAATTCAATTTTAGGAATTTACGCAGCACCGTACGGTGAAGGAAAATATATGATAACTACTCAATTTGAAGCAGTATACGCGAGAAGATTTATTCCTTGTTTTGATCATCCCGCTTTGAAGGCTAGGTTTAAGTTGTTTGTCAGAGTTGATAAGGACCTTAAGGTTATATCCAATATGCCTATTATTAGCGTTAAGGATGAGGGGGATAAAGTAGTTTACGAATTTGATGAAACACCAAAAATGTCAACATACTTGTTATACTTAGGAATAGACGAATTTGAGGAAATTATAGATGAGAGCAGGAAACCTAAGATTATAATCGCTACTGTACCAGGTAAGTCAAGTAAGGGATATTTTGCAATGAGTGTAGCTAGGAGGGTTATAGATTTTTATGAGCAGTACTTTGAAATACCTTACCAATTACCGAAAGTACACCTAATTCAAGTTCCTGAATTTGCCGCAGGGGCTATGGAGAATTGGGGGGCTATTACTTTTAGGGAGAGTGCTTTGTTGGCTGATGATTCTTCTTCTGTTTATCAGAGGTTTAGGGTTGCTGAGGTTGTTGCTCATGAGTTGGCCCATCAATGGTTTGGTAATTTGGTTACTTTGAAGTGGTGGGATGACTTATGGTTAAATGAAAGCTTCGCAACATTTATGGCATATAAAAGCTTAAAGGATATATTTCCGCAATGGGACAGTGAAGGAGCGTTTATATTTGCGGAAACCTTGAGTGCCCTAGAAAAGGATTCTTTGTCTACTACTCATCCCATTGAGGCTAGGGTTAGGGATGTTTTTGAGATTGAGCAGTTGTTTGATGATATTAGTTATGGTAAGGGTGCTAGTGTTTTGCGTATGGTTGAGGGTTTTGTTGGTTTTGATGTTTTTAGGAGGGGTGTTGTTAATTATCTTAAGAGGTTTTCCTTTTCCAATGCTCAAGGTTCTGATTTTTGGAATTCCATTTCCGAAGTTTCCGGTAGTAATGTTTCAGATATAATGGAGGATTGGATAACAAAACCAGGCTACCCCATCATTTACGTTAAAATAGATGGTAAGTCTATAGAATTTTTACAAAAAAGATTTTCATTAATTGGTGAATATGATACTATATATAAAGTTCCTTTAACATACGAGGTTAACGGTAAATTTGAGAAACTTATATTTGATAGGCGAAATATTAAGATTAATAGTGATGATGAGATTAGAAGTATAAAGGTAAATATTAATAGATCAGGTTTCTATAGAGTTTTATACGATTCTATAAGTTTAGCCTTATCAACTAAACTTAATAGATATGAGGAATTGGGTCTTGTAAATGACTATTGGAATTTCCTTTTAGCATTGCTTGTTAATTTTAAAACATATTATGATATAATTAATATCTTTATTAATACTACAAATCCCTTCGTGACTAGAGAAATTACATCGCAACTTTTAACTTTATATTTGATTGATCCTAAGAAATATTATAAAATTTCAAGAGATTTTCTAGTTAGTCAATACAAGGTATATAAGAATTTAACTGATGATCTAAGTAAGTTAGCCTACTCTGATGTGTTAAAAACCTTATCTTATATTGATGAAGATTTTGCATTAGGTTTATCCAATTTGTTCTCAGAATATGATAAATTAGATAGTAATATTAAAGAAGCTGTAGCTATTGCATATGCTGTAGCTACTGGTGATTTTTCTACTTTAGTAAATAAATATAACTCATATAATTTAGATGAAGAGAAAGGTAAAATATTAAGTGCAATATCTTCTATTCGTGATAAATCAATAGTAGATAAGGTAATTCCATTAATATTTAACAGAACTATAAAGATTCAAGATGCTCCTTTTGTAATCTCGTCACTTCTTAGAAGTCCATACGTTAGAGATGAAGCTTGTAAATATATTAAGGATAATTTCGACCAATTAAAGCAATTTATAAGCACAGCTTATGGAGGACCTTGGGCAATAGGTCGTCTAATAAGGGCTATGGTTATGTGTGGTGTAGATAATCCTAACGAGACCATAAACTTTCTAGAAAAAATAAGGTTTAAAGATATTAGTAGACCAATAAATGAAGTTGAAGAATGGATTAAGATATATTCTAGGGTTAAAGAATTTAATGTAGAATGA
- a CDS encoding protein kinase domain-containing protein has protein sequence MRRGKNAETKAKIAKAGILVSIIIPFLGYLLYGIALGSLESIGYSTLAGILFTFSIYFPLFFPSIPYNILFSSLAYLLGSVFLYKAYHDRRKVYAIIPISLSVILLSYYLYQKIFNKILLLPPNLSDSLLIGFYEIGNLLQLLGWRSKRSLTFNIKIKVYGLPKKVPWTIVIDGNKYTFTSEIVKINARYGESFYVDRVIINNDIYIPNPERGVINNDTLTIYFTKTMNIPPINQWNPKIWIGRIIGEYRVIDVIGIGGNSYVLKVVKDNKVFAMKIPKVEKNNVGQTRVSVNNLILDLGKEFINLQEISSKSENVVKLYGISEINVENIIKIQKGDSLLYLNKPPYIVMEYMEGGTALDLLNNIQHSYNWYKIVAIIMMEVSKALEVIHNSGYVHLDIKPQNIYFNINPGKEEVEIIRNLIKGNVKIKLGDLGSAKKIGEKVDDFTEYYCPYEQIEAALLKNQGAQPTMDIFALGSTAYRLLYNSYVFPKEYYETIEKAIEEYLRGGNFIQYLNVAKKYFIPLLPKTSNVPSWLLNLILQTLNPIPIQRPSATQIKETIKRNLSP, from the coding sequence ATGAGAAGAGGAAAAAACGCTGAAACCAAAGCAAAAATTGCAAAAGCAGGAATACTTGTCTCCATCATAATACCATTCCTTGGATATTTATTATACGGAATAGCTTTAGGCTCTTTAGAATCAATTGGATATTCAACATTGGCAGGAATTTTATTTACTTTTTCCATATATTTTCCCCTCTTCTTCCCCTCAATACCGTATAATATATTATTTTCTAGTTTAGCATACCTATTAGGCTCAGTTTTTCTCTATAAGGCTTATCACGATAGAAGAAAGGTTTATGCTATAATACCCATATCTTTATCTGTAATTTTACTTTCTTACTATTTATATCAGAAAATATTTAATAAAATATTATTACTTCCACCTAACTTATCTGACTCTCTTTTAATAGGTTTCTATGAAATTGGAAATTTATTACAATTATTAGGATGGAGAAGTAAGAGAAGTTTAACTTTTAATATTAAAATAAAAGTATATGGATTACCAAAGAAAGTACCGTGGACTATTGTAATAGACGGTAATAAGTATACATTTACTTCTGAAATTGTAAAGATTAATGCAAGATATGGTGAGAGTTTCTACGTTGATAGAGTAATAATAAATAATGACATATATATTCCTAATCCAGAAAGAGGAGTAATAAATAATGATACATTAACAATTTACTTTACAAAAACTATGAATATACCCCCTATTAATCAGTGGAACCCTAAGATATGGATTGGAAGAATCATAGGGGAGTATAGGGTAATTGATGTAATAGGTATAGGCGGGAACTCGTATGTTTTAAAGGTAGTTAAGGATAATAAGGTCTTTGCTATGAAAATTCCAAAAGTGGAAAAAAATAACGTCGGACAGACTAGAGTTAGTGTCAACAATTTAATTCTTGATTTAGGAAAGGAATTTATTAATTTGCAAGAAATATCTTCAAAAAGTGAAAATGTAGTAAAATTATATGGTATTAGTGAGATAAATGTTGAAAATATAATTAAGATTCAAAAGGGAGACTCATTATTATACTTAAATAAACCCCCATATATTGTTATGGAGTATATGGAAGGGGGAACTGCACTTGATTTGTTAAACAATATTCAGCATTCTTATAATTGGTATAAAATAGTTGCAATAATAATGATGGAAGTATCAAAGGCACTAGAAGTGATACATAATTCTGGATATGTACATTTAGATATTAAACCCCAAAACATATATTTTAATATAAATCCTGGGAAAGAGGAAGTGGAAATAATTAGAAATTTAATAAAAGGAAACGTAAAAATAAAATTAGGTGACCTAGGCTCAGCTAAAAAAATAGGGGAGAAAGTGGATGACTTCACAGAGTATTATTGCCCTTATGAACAAATAGAGGCGGCGTTACTAAAAAATCAAGGTGCCCAACCTACAATGGATATATTTGCATTAGGTAGTACTGCTTATAGACTATTATATAATTCTTACGTCTTTCCGAAAGAGTATTACGAGACTATAGAAAAAGCGATAGAAGAATATTTACGTGGAGGAAATTTTATACAGTATTTGAATGTTGCTAAGAAATATTTTATCCCCTTGTTGCCAAAGACTAGTAACGTACCTAGCTGGTTATTAAACCTAATACTTCAAACACTAAATCCAATCCCTATTCAAAGACCTTCTGCAACACAAATAAAAGAAACGATAAAAAGAAATTTATCCCCTTAA
- a CDS encoding TorD/DmsD family molecular chaperone: protein MSLSLMDLTLLRFYIYDLFSEIFLYKIEDNEYNQMIEKINKIDENFREILKQLSNVDTLEIRKKFESIEKKDYLIEYSTLFLAGFGNKPLTPVESKQIFVNLGEKIALFKYSDIVKFYRLRGIVTKLDRNFVHEIDHISTILAFMSFLVKEEYELRKLNKNPFKTISDEINFMTTHIMGWVPSWANNVINDSRSDIFRIVCKNLLQWINYDYNNLSRNLPKI, encoded by the coding sequence ATGTCACTTTCATTAATGGATTTAACTCTATTAAGATTTTATATATACGACTTATTCTCAGAAATTTTTTTATATAAAATTGAGGATAACGAATATAATCAGATGATTGAGAAAATTAACAAGATAGATGAAAATTTTAGAGAAATACTAAAGCAATTATCTAATGTAGATACGTTAGAAATAAGGAAGAAATTCGAAAGCATAGAAAAGAAAGATTATCTTATAGAATATTCTACTCTGTTTCTTGCTGGTTTTGGAAACAAACCATTAACTCCAGTAGAAAGTAAGCAAATATTCGTAAATTTAGGTGAGAAAATAGCACTTTTTAAATATAGTGATATAGTAAAATTTTATCGATTAAGAGGTATAGTAACTAAGTTAGATAGAAACTTCGTTCATGAAATAGATCATATATCAACAATTTTAGCATTTATGTCTTTTTTAGTTAAAGAGGAGTACGAATTAAGGAAATTAAATAAAAACCCATTCAAGACAATTAGTGATGAAATAAATTTCATGACTACCCATATAATGGGCTGGGTGCCTTCTTGGGCCAATAACGTAATTAATGATAGTAGATCAGATATTTTCAGAATAGTATGCAAAAATTTGTTACAATGGATTAACTACGATTATAACAACCTATCGAGGAACTTACCAAAAATATAA
- a CDS encoding 4Fe-4S dicluster domain-containing protein, whose product MSSNSNQNQITLNIYQGGVQYKLPFTPNVNYAIITDLNKCFGCGGCQMSCKEWNTSGMFGPLPDVNPYGDLDVMFWLRVLYIEVGNWPQTKVYNIPINCFHCLNAPCVPVCPVGATFKRIEDGIVLVDYTKCIGCKYCIYGCPYGNRFFDPLEGVVKKCTHCFDRIYDPNLPPEERIPACIHGCMVQARIWANRLDPTDPGNILFIDKGGFVLGPETGAEPASGYLPWRSEYAADNDIELLSQEEYYNVWTANGVVQLGSQGNNSTYTEGNNSQTSQ is encoded by the coding sequence ATGTCCTCAAATAGTAATCAAAATCAAATAACCTTAAACATATATCAAGGAGGCGTTCAATATAAACTACCCTTCACTCCTAATGTAAATTATGCCATAATAACAGATCTTAATAAATGCTTTGGATGCGGAGGTTGCCAGATGTCGTGCAAGGAATGGAATACATCTGGAATGTTTGGACCATTGCCAGATGTAAATCCCTATGGAGACTTAGACGTCATGTTCTGGCTTAGAGTACTTTATATAGAAGTCGGAAATTGGCCACAGACTAAGGTATATAATATACCCATAAACTGCTTCCACTGCTTAAATGCACCTTGTGTACCAGTATGTCCAGTAGGTGCTACATTTAAGAGAATAGAGGACGGAATAGTATTGGTAGATTACACAAAGTGTATAGGATGTAAATATTGTATATACGGATGTCCATACGGAAATAGATTCTTTGATCCATTAGAAGGCGTAGTTAAAAAATGTACTCATTGCTTTGATAGGATTTATGATCCTAATTTACCTCCAGAGGAAAGAATACCAGCTTGCATACACGGATGTATGGTGCAAGCCAGAATATGGGCTAATAGGTTAGACCCCACAGATCCTGGTAATATACTATTTATAGATAAGGGTGGTTTCGTATTAGGTCCAGAGACTGGAGCAGAACCAGCTAGCGGTTATTTACCGTGGAGAAGTGAATATGCGGCAGATAACGATATAGAACTACTTTCTCAAGAAGAATACTATAATGTTTGGACTGCAAATGGAGTAGTACAATTGGGTTCTCAAGGAAATAACTCAACATATACTGAAGGAAATAATTCGCAAACAAGTCAGTGA